TCCTTTTGCTCAGAGAGCTGGCCCAGGCTGTGGCAGCCGGCCTGAGCGTCCTCATGCAGAAGCTGTGCAGTGTCCTGGCCCTGGATGGGGGTCtgaggcagctctgcccctgcccGTGTCTAGACACAGGATGGCTGTGAGGGCCGCCCCTGGCCTGCTGTTACTAACCATGCTCTGGACAGAGCTGGGCAGACTGACCACGTGGCTGCTGGTGCGGACATGATGGGCGCTGCCGGCAAAGGGGCTGTGGGCCTCCAGCCTGGTGACCGAGGAGCCCCTGCTGGGCCCGGGATCACTTGACAGGGGTGCCCACAGGAACGCTCTCTGTCCCGAATGACCACTGTGTGAACACAGCTGTCCCGAACGGGATTGTCAACAGTTTTAGGGGTGAGGTAGCGAGGTTCCTCCCTGCTGACATGATTTAATCGTGTCCAGCGAAGCTTGGTGAGCTGCAGCCAGGGTTGAAGAAGTTCTCGCGGGAGGTCACAGGAATCTGGCACTATGCTCTCGTGTCCCCTTGTGGAAGGGAACCATGTCAGAAGACGGCGTATCCAGAAGGAGCAGCACGCGTGTTACTTAGAGAGGGAGCGGGGAGGACGGCTGGCAAGCCTAGCCCACGGCGTTTCTGTATAGTCGGCGAGCTGAGAACGGGTTTTACATTTCCAAATGGTTGGAAAAAGTCAAAACCATTCTAATGATGTTTCATAGTACAAGAAAATTGTAAAATTCAGATTTCAGTGTCTGTAAATCAAGCGTCTCGGGCACACGGCTGCGCCCCTTGTGTCCACATCCCCTGGTGGCTCTTGCACCACCGTAGCAGAGCCCACGGCGACAGACACTGGATGTCCCACGGAGCGGCAGGCGTGTGCTGTTGCCTCTTGACGGGTTACCAGCCCTCGTGGCAGAAGGTGCTGagtgtggggaggggcagggatgtTGCTGTGCCACACGGTGTTTAACCATTTGTGTGCACCGCCGTATTAAAATCTGAAAGcatcagcctggacaacgtggcgagaccctgtttctacaaaaataaaagataagtaaaaaactagccgggcgtggtggcactgcacctggagtcccagctacttgggaggctgaggcaggaggatcacttgagcccgggaggtagaggctgcagggagctgtgttagtgccactgcactccagcctgggcacggagtgagaccctgtccccactAGAAAGCAAAACAAGCAAACCCAAAAGTGCGTCAAAGCCACGGGGTGTCGAGGAGATGGACGCGTTTCCGTGTGGCTCGTGTGGTCTCTGTATCTTAGACCGTCCTGCCTGGTGCTGGGGccaaaggagaaaggaggagaacCAGCCCCTCCCCGAACAGCACCCTGTGCCCACTGCCTTGGCTTATAGTTTGGGAGCTCctctctgtggcttttccaggatcCCACCACCAAAAAGCCCAAAACGTCACCCTCTCATGCCTCTTCCCGGGAGGTAGGGAGGGGGTGTGAACCCGCTCTGGGTGTTTGTGCAACCAGGTCAGGCCTTGTGTTCCTGGAGAGCAGACAGCAGTGCCGCGGGGTCCAGGAGAGTCCTTGCTTGGGGCTGGGGGCAGCTCCTGACATTCCATGGGTTTTGCTGTTGTCCCTGGGGACCTGGCCCAGACCCCCAGGGATGTGTCTTGTGCCTGGCCCTGAGCTTGGGGTCCTCCCGTCACAGGAGTTACCTGGAGGGCAGCCTCCTGGCCAGCGGGGCCCTGTTGGGGGCGGATGAGCTGGCCCGCTACTTCCCAGACCGGAACGTGGCACTCTTCGTGGCCACCTGGAACATGCAGGGCCAGAAGGTGAGTGGCTCTGGGTGGTGCCGGGCGGGGAAGGGTGGGGTGGTGCTGGACAAAGGCGGGTGAGGGGGACGGGGCAGCTCTGTGcctcatcctggggccaggagggCAGAGCCCCGAGGTGCACCCCACTGCTAACCGCAGTACAGGAGGGTGAGAGTGGGTAAGGACCCCCATCCCCCAGAGCTCCCACCTGCACCTCCCTGGCCACGTGGCTGCAGAAAGTAGGGGAGGGGGTTGGGGCAACGGGCCTGGCCGAGAATCATCTGCTCAAGGTGAGCGGGAGGGCGGCCAGCGGGGCACGCGTAGGGGTGGCTCAGGGACAGGGTGGGCAGCACGGACTGGGGTCATGGTGACGGGAGGGTCATACAGGGGTGGTCGTTGGACAGACTCATGCTtggagagggaaactgaggccaagggcCAACCTGAGGTGTGTTTGGTGTGTCAGAGGCTGCCTCGGAGACCGGGCAGATCCCTTTTTggccctggcctcagtttcccctcattCGGAGGAGTCGCTGGTACTCAAGGCACTGCAGTGGGATTCACCCACAGGCGCCTGCAGGTTTCGGGAGGAGCCGGCCCACCACATGCTCCCTCCCTTCCAGGAGCTCCCGCCCAGCCTGGACGAGTTCCTGCTCCCAGCCGAGGCCGACTATGCCCAGGACCTGTATGTCATCGGGGTCCAGGAGGGCTGTTCTGACAGGTAGGGCGGCCGCAGGCCCTGCAGTGCCTGCCCGGGGGCTGCCGTCTGTGAAGCTGCTGGGCGCTGAGACCCGGTTCGTGGCCGGGCACAGATCTGCAGTGCCTGCCCGGGGGCTGCCGTCTGTGAAGCTGCTGGGCGCTGAGACCCGGGTCGTGGCCGGGCACGGGCAGCCTCCACGCCTGGGTGGGATGCATGGGTCAGATTTTTTTCCAGTGGCAACTCGGAGAGTTTAAAATCAATGAGATTTGATTTTGGTAACAAACAGTTGACGTGCGAGAGTAGAAGGGCAGCAGGAGCAGGGCCGGGCCCCAAGGCCTCCCGGGCCCCCATGTCATGGCGGGAACAGCAGGTGGCTGCCGCCCACACAGGTGCTCTGGGGGAAGGAGTTGAGGTGGGCCCCACCTCCCTGGCCCATGAGTCCCTCAGGCGGGAGGAGCTCTGCTCACTGGGGTCTCGGCGGGGGTCCAGGGGAGCCACTCAAGTGGAACTGGGGCCTGTGGCCCCCGGCAGGTCCCAACTCTGGCCCACCAGGCCTTCTGGCAAATGCTTCTCCGAGCAAGACACCAAGGCCAGGTCGTGGGGTTTCCCTGGTAGCTCCTCGAGGGGCTCTGGGCAGCAGGTCTGGGGGTGGCGGAGCTGGGAGGCCATGTCCCCCAGCCGGCCGTGCTTCCTCCTCTGCAGGCGGGAGTGGGAGACTCGTCTGCAGGAGACGCTGGGCCCGCACTATGTGCTGCTGTCCTCGGCGGCCCACGGCGTGCTCTACATGTCGCTCTTCATCCGCAGGGACCTCATCTGGTTCTGCTCAGGTGGGCGTGGCTGGAGGGGTGGGTGTGGCTGGAGGGGTGGGCGCGGCAGGAAGGTGGCAGCCCCCCTTTCCACGGCTGACCCAGGGTCTTGGCAGGACAGTCACGCTTTGCCTCTGGGATCTGGGGGTTGCTATGTCATACCCGGGCTTCACAGCGAGGCCCCACTGGCACGCGGGTCTGGCCACGACCCCCGGCCTGGCAGCGTCCCACAGGTGAGCTGAGGGCTGCCCCTCCCACAGAGGTGGAGTGCTCCACGGTGACCACACGCATCGTGTCTCAGATCAAGACCAAAGGGGCCTTGGGCATCAGCTTCACCTTTTTTGGCACCTCCTTCCTCTTCATCACGTCCCACTTCACCTGTAAGTTGCTTGGTGCCCACACCGCAGGTGCTGTGTGAGAACAGCCTTCCTCTCCTGACCGGGACCCTGTCCAAGGCAGGGGTCCTGGCCGCTGGCTTCATCTTCCACCCAGGGCCGTGGGGCGGGCACCATGCTTGCTAAGATGCACGCCAAGGACCCCCGGCAGACCCCGGCACTGAGGGCGTGCCGTGCTGGGCCCGTGCTCTGTCCTCCGAGGCAGAAATGTCACTGGCTGGGCCTGGCAGCGGTTGCCCAGTGGGGTTGCATCTGCCAGGGGTGCACAGTCAGGGCACAGTCCAGAGGTGCGGCGCTTTAGGGAGACTCAAGCTTCCGGAACCCTGTGGCCCCTACCCCATTTCTGTTCCCACAGCAGGCGACGGGAAGGTGGCGGAGCGGCTGCTGGACTACACCAGGACTGTGCaagccctggccctgcccagaaATGTGCCTGACACCAACCCCTATCGCTCCAGCGCAGGTGAGGGCGTCCACACTGCGTGCGGGTGGTGCCGCCGTGGTTCGCACACGGGCGCCCGTCGTTTTTAGGGCAGTTCTGAAGAGGCAGCGTCCTGAGCTTTGGGAAGTGAGGGCCAAAAAGTCCAGTGCCCCCAGCGCATGGCCCCTCATGGTTCTTTAGCACGGTTAGTGGGGTGGCCCCCTAGCCTGGGTCCTGGTCCTCACCACTGCCCCCCCGCCGCCTCCCCTGGCTGTGTGGAGAGGAGCAGAGACGTGGCCATCACCTGCCATGGGCATCATCTGCTCCTGAGGCTGCTCCAGGTGCCTTCTGGAACTGTCCCAGTGCGAATCCCACCCCAGAGGGCCCGGCCCCACCGGCTGGCGCCCAAGACCCACTTCCCCTGAGAGCCACTGCCAGGCCATGttctggggaaggggaaggaccTGCCGTCCCTCCGCCTGTGCCCACATATGGCCCACTGTGCCGCAGCGGACGTCACCACCCGCTTCGATGAGGTGTTCTGGTTTGGAGACTTCAACTTCCGCCTGAGTGGCGGGCGCACAGTCGTGGACGCCCTCCTGTGCCAGGGCCTGGTGGTGGACGTGCCGGCGCTGCTGCAGCACGACCAGCTCATCCGGGAGATGAGGAAAGGTGAGGGCCTGGGGGAGGCGGGCGTGGTGGGAGATGAGGAGAGGTGAGGGCCTGGTGGGGGGCGGGCGTGGCGGGAGATGAGGAAAGGTGAGGGCCTGGGGGAGGCGGGCGTGGTGGGAGAAGAGGAGAGATGAGGGCCTGGGGGAGGCAGGCATGGCGGGAAATGCGGAAAGGTGAGGGCCTGGGGGGGCGGACGTGGTGGGAGATGCGGAGAGGTGAGGGCCTGGTGGGGGGCGGGTGTGGCGGGAGATGAGGAGAGGTGAGGGCCTGGGGGGGGGCGGGCGTGGCGGGAGATGAGGAGAGGTGAGGGCCTGGGGGGGCGGGCGTGGCGGGAGATGCGGAGAGGTGAGGGCCTGGTGGGGGGGCAGGCGTGGCGGGAGATGCGGAGAGGTGAGGGCCTGGGGGGGGGCGGGCGTGGCGGGAGATGCGGAGAGGTGAGGGCCTGCGGCGGGTGGGGGGGGCGGGCGTGGTGGGAGATGCGGAGAGGTGAGGGCCTGCGGCGGGTGGGGGGGGCGGGCGTGGTGGGAGATGCGGAGAGGTGAGGGCCTGCGGCGGGTGGGGGGAGGGCGGGCGTGGCGGGAGATGCGGAGAGGTGAGGGCCTGGGGGgggtgggcgtggtgggagaTGAGGAAAGGTGAGGGCCTGGGGGGGGCGGGCGTGGCGGGAGATGCGGAGAGGTGAGGGCCTCGGGGGGGCGGGCGTGGCGGAGATGCGGAGAGGTGAGGGCCTGCggcgggtggggggagggggggcgtGGCGGGAGATGCGGAGAGGTGAGGGCCTGGGGAGGGCGGGCGTGGCGGGAGATGCGGAGAGGTGAGGGCCTGGGGGGGCGGGCGTGGTGGGAGATGAGGAAAGGTGAGGGCCTGGGGGGGGCGGGCGTGGCGGGAGATGCGGAGAGGTGAGGGCCTGGGGGGGCGGGCGTGGTGGGAGATGCGGAGAGGTGAGGGCCTGGGGGGGGCGGGCGTGGTGGGAGATGAGGAGAGGTGAGGGCCTGGGGGGGGCAGGCGTGGCGGGAGATGCGGAGAGGtgagggcctggggtggggggggCAGGCGTGGCGGGAGATGAGGAAAGGTGAGGGCCTGGTGGGGGTGGGCGTGGCGGGAGATGAGAGGTGAGGGGCCTGGGGGaggtgggcgtggtgggagaTGAGGAGAGGTGAGGGCCTGGTGGGGGCGGGTGTGGCGGGAGATGAGGAAAGGTGAGGGCCTGGGGGGGGCGGGCGTGGTGGGAGATGCGGAGAGGTGAGGGCCTGGGGGGGGCGGGCGTGGCGGGAGATGAGGAGAGGTGAGGGCCTGGGGGGGGCGGGCGTGGTGGGAGATGAGGAAAGGTGAGGGCCTGGGGGGGCGGGCGTGGTGGGAGATGAGGAGAGGTGAGGGCCTGGGGGGGGCGGGCGTGGCGGGAGATGCGGAGAGGTGAGGGCCTGGGGGGGGCGGCTGGCACAAGCTGGTCTGAGCCAGTCCGAGTGCCCATCCTGTGGCAGGGTCCATCTTCAAGGGCTTCCAGGAGCCGGACATCCACTTCCTGCCATCATACAAGTTTGACATCGGGAAGGACACGTACGACAGCACCTCCAAGCAGAGGACGCCCTCATACACGGTGAGGCCTGCCCGCCGCTGCGGTGCAGAGTGCTTCCAGGGCAGGCACCTCCCACAGCCGGGAACCGATGCCTGGCGTCAGGGGTCGAGCCTGGACGGCCTGGACTtgaaactcagctctgcaccttGGCCTTGTGGCAAGTCCCCTTTGGTGAAGAACGGCGCCCTCTCCGTGGGTGTTTTCAAGGCTGGGTGAGCCGGCTGGCACACAGGGCACCAGCCATGCCCTCGCCTCCGGCCTGCAgagcctctgccctctgcccgTTGCACCCTCGCTCACCCTCCCGCCAGGCCCATGGCTGCATCTCTGGGCATGTCCCGATGTCTGCTGGAAGCCTCAAGAAGCCACTGAGGCAGGGCAGGGTAGGAGCAGCCGCTGTCCACAGGGTCTCTCCAGCGGCGAGGGACAGGCCCTGGCCCAGCTGGCCACAGATGCCAGGCAACAAAATGGGCATGAGTGTCAGGGGTCCCAGAAGGCTTCCTTGTGGGGGGCGCTTGAGAACAGCAGGGAGGTGAGCGGGCCACGCCCCACGGCTCCTCACAAGTAACTGGACCTCCTGCCTCTGCAATCTTCCCGAAGGACCGTGTCTTGTACAGAAGCCGCCACAAGGGTGACATCTGTCCTGTGAGCTACTCTTCCTGTCCCGGGATCAAGACGTCCGACCACCGCCCTGTGTATGGCCTCTTCCGGGTGAAAGTGAGGCCAGGGCGAGACAAGTCAGTGTTCTCCCGCTCACCTTCCCCCTTGGGCCTGGGGGTCGTGCCGTCGTCCCATAAGCTAAGAGGGTCCCTGTCATCGTGGGGTTCCACTTGGGGCTTTGTTCTGGGACCTTCAGGGCTGTGTTCCCCGGGATCGGTTGGACTCATCCTGGAGCAGGAGAAGGCAGGAAGGGGAGAGGCTCTGGGAAGTGAAGAGAGGCCCAGCTGGGGGGCTGGGTGTGGCCAGCCGGAGGGACGAAGGCCTTAAGCACTCAGGCATCCGCCCTGTCCTTCCTGCAGCTCTGTCCCAGGAACAGGCCTCCGTGTGCTTAGAGGCAGGGCCAATCTGGGCCAGTGCCCACCTAACAGCCCCTCATCCTGGCCCTGGGTGTCCTCTTAAATGCCCCCTCCTCCGGGGCCGGCCCCCTCCTAACgccccctcctcctggccctgggccccctcctaacgccccctcctcctggccctgggccccctcctaacgccccctcctcctggccctgggccccctcctaacgccccctcctcctggccctgggccccctcctaacgccccctcctcctggccctgggccccctcctaacgccccctcctcctggccctgggccccctcctaacgccccctcctcctggccctgggccccctcctaacgccccctcctcctggccctgggccccctcctaacgccccctcctcctggccctgggccccctcctaacgccccctcctcctggccctgggccccctcctaacgccccctcctcctggccctgggccccctcctaacgccccctcctcctggccctgggccccctcctaacgccccctcctcctggccctgggccccctcctaacgccccctcctcctggccctgggccccctcctaacgccccctcctcctggccctgggcccccTCCTAACGCCCCCTCGTCCTGGCCCTGGGCCCCCTCCTAACGCCCCCTCGTCCTGGCCCTGGGCCCCCTCCTAACgccccctcctcctggccctgggccccctcctaacgccccctcctcctggccctgggccccctcctaacgccccctcctcctggccctgggccccctcctaacgccccctcctcctggccctgggccccctcctaacgccccctcctcctggccctgggccccctcctaacgccccctcctcctggccctgggCGCCCTCCTAACgccccctcctcctggccctgggccccctcctaacgccccctcctcctggccctgggccccctcctaacgccccctcctcctggccctgggccccctcctaacgccccctcctcctggccctgggccccctcctaacgccccctcctcctggccctgggccccctcctaacgccccctcctcctggccctgggccccctcctaacgccccctcctcctggccctgggccccctcctaacgccccctcctcctggccctgggccccctcctaacgccccctcctcctggccctgggccccctcctaacgccccctcctcctggccctgggccccctcctaacgccccctcctcctggccctgggccccctcctaacgccccctcctcctggccctgggccccTTCCTAACgccccctcctcctggccctgggccccctcctaacgccccctcctcctggccctgggTGCCCTCCTAAtgccccctcctcctccacagcATTCCGTTGGCAGCTGGCAAATTTGATAGAGAACTGTACTTACTAGGAATTAAAAGACGGATTTCGAAGGAGATTCAGAGGCAGCAAGCACTACAGAGTCAGAACTCCAGCACCATCTGCTCCATTTCTTGAAGTTTGCTGAACGAGGACTCACAGCTGCAACGTGGGGTGACTGTATTGATCAAAACCCACTGGGAAGGACAAAGAGTTTGCCGCCTTTCGGGGATCCGAGGGACTGTGGCGACCGTGCCTCTGTGCCAGCGTCCCAGGAAGGAAGCCAACCCTGAGCGAGCCTGTCCTCTGTGGCAGGTCCACACGGTGTGGGTGGGCAGGGCTTGGACCCACCCGTCTCCATGGCAGGTTCATACAGCATGGGTGGGCAGGGCTTGGACCCACCCGTCTCCATGACAGGTCCATACAGCATGGGTGGCAGGGTTTGGACCCGCCTGGCAGCACCACGGACCCCAGCCACTCTCGGGGGCAGACGTCAGAATCCGTTCCTGAGCAGCTCCCGTGCCCTGGGGGCAGTCACAGAGCCCCCCAACACCCCCGTGCTCTGCAccagcctctccctccacacccgaAGCAGGCGTCCATCTGTGTCCTCCTGGCAGCCCCTCAAACACACACCACCCCATGTCACACGGGTATCCAGAGCAAGGCTGGATCTGGGCTAGGTGACCCCTG
This genomic window from Pan paniscus chromosome 11, NHGRI_mPanPan1-v2.0_pri, whole genome shotgun sequence contains:
- the INPP5E gene encoding phosphatidylinositol polyphosphate 5-phosphatase type IV isoform X3 encodes the protein MPSKAENLRPSEPAPQPPEGRTLQGQLPGAPLAQRAGSPPDVPGSESPALACSTPATPSGEDPPARAAPIAPRPPARPRLERALSLDDKGWRRRRFRGSQEDLEARNGTSPSRGSVQSEGPGAPAHSCSPPCLSTSLQEIPKSRGVLSSERGSPSSGGNPLSGVASSSPNLPHRDAAVAGSSPRLPSLLPPRPPPALSLDIASDSLRTANKVDSDLADYKLRAQPLLVRAHSSLGPGRPRSPLACDDCSLRSAKSSFSLLAPIRSKDVRSRSYLEGSLLASGALLGADELARYFPDRNVALFVATWNMQGQKELPPSLDEFLLPAEADYAQDLYVIGVQEGCSDRREWETRLQETLGPHYVLLSSAAHGVLYMSLFIRRDLIWFCSEVECSTVTTRIVSQIKTKGALGISFTFFGTSFLFITSHFTSGDGKVAERLLDYTRTVQALALPRNVPDTNPYRSSAADVTTRFDEVFWFGDFNFRLSGGRTVVDALLCQGLVVDVPALLQHDQLIREMRKGSIFKGFQEPDIHFLPSYKFDIGKDTYDSTSKQRTPSYTDRVLYRSRHKGDICPVSYSSCPGIKTSDHRPVYGLFRVKVRPGRDKN
- the INPP5E gene encoding phosphatidylinositol polyphosphate 5-phosphatase type IV isoform X2; its protein translation is MPSKAENLRPSEPAPQPPEGRTLQGQLPGAPLAQRAGSPPDVPGSESPALACSTPATPSGEDPPARAAPIAPRPPARPRLERALSLDDKGWRRRRFRGSQEDLEARNGTSPSRGSVQSEGPGAPAHSCSPPCLSTSLQEIPKSRGVLSSERGSPSSGGNPLSGVASSSPNLPHRDAAVAGSSPRLPSLLPPRPPPALSLDIASDSLRTANKVDSDLADYKLRAQPLLVRAHSSLGPGRPRSPLACDDCSLRSAKSSFSLLAPIRSKDVRSRSYLEGSLLASGALLGADELARYFPDRNVALFVATWNMQGQKELPPSLDEFLLPAEADYAQDLYVIGVQEGCSDRREWETRLQETLGPHYVLLSSAAHGVLYMSLFIRRDLIWFCSEVECSTVTTRIVSQIKTKGALGISFTFFGTSFLFITSHFTCDGKVAERLLDYTRTVQALALPRNVPDTNPYRSSAADVTTRFDEVFWFGDFNFRLSGGRTVVDALLCQGLVVDVPALLQHDQLIREMRKGSIFKGFQEPDIHFLPSYKFDIGKDTYDSTSKQRTPSYTDRVLYRSRHKGDICPVSYSSCPGIKTSDHRPVYGLFRVKVRPGRDNIPLAAGKFDRELYLLGIKRRISKEIQRQQALQSQNSSTICSIS
- the INPP5E gene encoding phosphatidylinositol polyphosphate 5-phosphatase type IV isoform X1, whose product is MPSKAENLRPSEPAPQPPEGRTLQGQLPGAPLAQRAGSPPDVPGSESPALACSTPATPSGEDPPARAAPIAPRPPARPRLERALSLDDKGWRRRRFRGSQEDLEARNGTSPSRGSVQSEGPGAPAHSCSPPCLSTSLQEIPKSRGVLSSERGSPSSGGNPLSGVASSSPNLPHRDAAVAGSSPRLPSLLPPRPPPALSLDIASDSLRTANKVDSDLADYKLRAQPLLVRAHSSLGPGRPRSPLACDDCSLRSAKSSFSLLAPIRSKDVRSRSYLEGSLLASGALLGADELARYFPDRNVALFVATWNMQGQKELPPSLDEFLLPAEADYAQDLYVIGVQEGCSDRREWETRLQETLGPHYVLLSSAAHGVLYMSLFIRRDLIWFCSEVECSTVTTRIVSQIKTKGALGISFTFFGTSFLFITSHFTSGDGKVAERLLDYTRTVQALALPRNVPDTNPYRSSAADVTTRFDEVFWFGDFNFRLSGGRTVVDALLCQGLVVDVPALLQHDQLIREMRKGSIFKGFQEPDIHFLPSYKFDIGKDTYDSTSKQRTPSYTDRVLYRSRHKGDICPVSYSSCPGIKTSDHRPVYGLFRVKVRPGRDNIPLAAGKFDRELYLLGIKRRISKEIQRQQALQSQNSSTICSIS